In the Bradyrhizobium guangzhouense genome, one interval contains:
- the pal gene encoding peptidoglycan-associated lipoprotein Pal, with amino-acid sequence MKYPMRILQGLKLAAVVAIALSMGACAKTNAGLDANASAATPGSQQDFVVNVGDRVFFESDQTDLTPQAIVTLEKQAQWLQTYPRYSFTIEGHADERGTREYNIALGARRAQSVRSFLASRGIDPNRMRTISYGKERPVAVCNDISCWSQNRRAVTVLNASS; translated from the coding sequence ATGAAATATCCTATGCGTATCCTCCAGGGATTGAAGCTGGCCGCGGTGGTTGCCATCGCGCTGTCGATGGGTGCCTGCGCCAAAACGAACGCGGGTCTGGACGCCAATGCGAGTGCGGCGACCCCGGGCAGCCAGCAGGATTTCGTGGTGAACGTGGGCGACCGCGTGTTCTTCGAGAGCGACCAGACCGATCTGACCCCGCAGGCGATCGTGACCCTGGAGAAGCAGGCGCAGTGGCTGCAGACCTATCCGCGCTACTCCTTCACCATCGAAGGTCACGCCGACGAGCGCGGCACCCGCGAGTACAACATCGCGCTTGGCGCCCGCCGTGCCCAATCGGTGCGCTCCTTCCTCGCCTCGCGCGGCATCGACCCGAACCGGATGCGCACGATCTCCTACGGCAAGGAGCGCCCGGTCGCCGTGTGTAACGACATCTCCTGCTGGTCGCAGAACCGTCGTGCTGTGACCGTGCTGAACGCGAGCTCCTGA